A single window of Hyphomicrobiales bacterium DNA harbors:
- a CDS encoding Peptide/nickel transport system permease protein, which produces MSDRVVQIAEEADWGSFHGKILACGRYLLRNPSLLMGLGLILGLGAFTLFGRLIMDVRLAAPLSAPPAAPPGAGLPLGSDPQGRNLMAVMIEGTWLTIRTGVIAGGLGVVVGSAIGFISAYFGGMTDRVITWCIDVLLTVPAILFLVMISAVVQTGLTSIGMALIVAALAWRRPARQVRSQMLVMRSSGYVDMAKLSGLGPLRIIFFEIAPNLLPFLVSSFVTAVAAAILASVGLEAMGLGPQNEPTLGMTIFWIMEFSAFLRGLWWWILPPVGILIVLFVGLYLINAGLDELANPRLRRRA; this is translated from the coding sequence ATGTCAGATCGTGTCGTACAGATCGCCGAGGAAGCCGACTGGGGTTCGTTCCATGGGAAGATCCTGGCCTGCGGTCGTTATCTCCTGCGCAATCCCTCCCTGCTGATGGGCCTTGGACTGATCCTCGGGCTCGGTGCCTTCACCCTTTTCGGGCGGCTCATCATGGATGTGAGGCTCGCCGCGCCGCTCTCCGCGCCGCCAGCCGCACCACCGGGCGCGGGTTTGCCGCTCGGATCAGATCCGCAGGGGCGCAACCTCATGGCGGTGATGATCGAGGGCACCTGGCTCACCATTCGCACCGGTGTCATCGCGGGTGGGCTCGGCGTCGTGGTGGGCAGCGCCATCGGCTTTATCAGCGCCTATTTCGGCGGCATGACGGATCGCGTCATCACCTGGTGCATCGACGTGCTGCTGACGGTCCCCGCCATCCTCTTCCTTGTCATGATCTCCGCTGTCGTACAGACAGGCCTCACCTCAATCGGGATGGCGCTAATCGTCGCCGCGCTCGCGTGGCGCCGGCCCGCGCGCCAGGTGCGCAGCCAGATGCTCGTGATGCGCTCATCCGGCTATGTCGATATGGCGAAGCTGTCCGGCCTTGGTCCGCTGCGCATCATCTTCTTCGAGATCGCGCCCAATCTTCTGCCATTCCTCGTCTCGTCCTTCGTCACCGCGGTTGCCGCCGCCATTCTCGCCAGTGTCGGGCTGGAGGCGATGGGGCTCGGGCCCCAGAACGAGCCGACCCTTGGCATGACGATCTTCTGGATCATGGAATTCTCGGCCTTCCTGCGGGGGTTGTGGTGGTGGATCCTCCCGCCGGTCGGGATCCTTATCGTGCTCTTTGTCGGTCTCTATCTCATCAACGCGGGCCTCGACGAACTCGCCAATCCCCGCCTGCGCAGGAGGGCATGA
- a CDS encoding Peptide/nickel transport system ATP-binding protein: protein MIAGQARLLQASPLLSVRDLSIDFYTATKVVHAVRNVSFDVAAGERVGLVGESGSGKTTTALALMRMIKPPGRIAGGSAHLGDMDLFALQGRAIREARLRHVSYVPQGAMNALNPVLRIREQILDGVTDHGGPLTRTAQDALVVEVLTSVGLPEAVAMRYPHQLSGGMKQRACIAIAIALKPSLIIADEPTSALDVITQRQVMRTLTQVQERMGCGLILIGHDMGLMAQVADRMIVMQDGFIVEDAAVRSLFRQPRHSYSRMLIDSVPTLGARRAPDISVADPSASQATTPLLAFEGVSKTFGGGLFAGPPKTALAPCSFRLESDAPRIVAVVGQSGSGKTTMARLVLGFETPSTGAVLYRGHDLAQLSGDPARRYRREVQAIFQDPYGSFNPFYKVDRTLAQPLVSFGLAQDRKAIYARMEEACAAVGLRAGEILGRFPHELSGGQRQRLMVARALLLRPKLIVADEPVSMVDASLRMSILANMQELRTAHGISVIYITHDLATAYHVADYVLVLHEGHLVEAGPPAEVIERPAHPYTRSLVEAIPWPDPDRRWPELNPELHAAWSAPPVMRSAITGFTLRAA from the coding sequence ATGATCGCCGGACAAGCCCGCCTCCTCCAGGCATCCCCTCTCCTTTCGGTGCGTGATCTCAGCATCGATTTCTACACGGCCACCAAGGTCGTGCATGCCGTGCGCAATGTGTCGTTTGATGTCGCGGCCGGCGAGCGTGTTGGGCTCGTCGGCGAATCCGGCTCCGGTAAGACAACGACGGCGCTCGCTCTCATGCGCATGATCAAGCCGCCCGGCCGGATCGCCGGCGGTAGCGCGCACCTCGGCGACATGGATCTGTTCGCGTTGCAGGGCCGCGCGATCCGCGAGGCGCGGCTGCGCCACGTCTCCTATGTCCCGCAGGGCGCGATGAATGCGCTCAATCCCGTGCTTCGCATTCGCGAGCAGATCCTTGACGGCGTGACCGACCACGGCGGGCCCCTCACTAGGACCGCGCAGGATGCGCTGGTAGTGGAGGTGCTGACGAGCGTCGGCCTTCCGGAGGCGGTTGCCATGCGCTATCCGCATCAGCTTTCCGGCGGCATGAAGCAGCGCGCCTGTATCGCCATCGCCATCGCGCTGAAGCCAAGCCTGATCATCGCCGACGAACCGACGAGCGCGCTCGACGTCATCACCCAGCGCCAGGTCATGAGAACCCTGACGCAAGTCCAGGAGCGCATGGGCTGCGGCCTCATCCTCATCGGCCATGACATGGGCCTCATGGCGCAGGTCGCCGACCGCATGATCGTGATGCAGGATGGTTTCATCGTCGAAGACGCCGCCGTGCGCAGCCTTTTCCGTCAACCACGGCACAGCTACTCGCGCATGCTCATCGACAGCGTGCCCACCCTTGGGGCGCGCCGCGCGCCGGATATTTCAGTCGCCGATCCCTCCGCGTCTCAAGCGACAACGCCGCTGCTTGCTTTCGAGGGGGTGAGCAAGACCTTCGGCGGGGGGCTTTTCGCGGGCCCGCCCAAGACGGCCCTCGCCCCTTGCAGCTTCCGGCTCGAGAGCGATGCGCCGCGCATTGTGGCGGTGGTCGGCCAATCGGGCTCGGGCAAGACCACGATGGCCCGTCTCGTCCTCGGCTTCGAGACGCCGAGCACCGGCGCGGTGCTCTATCGCGGGCACGACCTGGCGCAGCTCTCGGGCGACCCTGCACGTCGCTATCGGCGCGAGGTTCAGGCGATTTTCCAGGATCCCTATGGCTCATTCAATCCGTTCTACAAGGTTGATCGCACCCTCGCGCAACCCCTCGTCAGCTTTGGCCTGGCGCAGGACCGGAAAGCCATCTATGCGCGCATGGAGGAAGCCTGCGCCGCCGTCGGCCTGCGTGCCGGCGAAATTCTCGGGCGCTTTCCGCATGAGCTCTCGGGCGGTCAGCGCCAGCGCCTGATGGTCGCCCGAGCCCTGCTGCTGAGGCCGAAGCTGATCGTCGCCGACGAGCCCGTCTCGATGGTCGACGCATCGCTGCGCATGTCCATTCTGGCGAATATGCAGGAGCTGCGGACTGCGCACGGCATCTCGGTGATCTACATCACCCATGATCTGGCGACCGCCTATCATGTCGCCGATTATGTCCTGGTGCTGCACGAGGGCCACCTCGTCGAGGCAGGCCCCCCCGCCGAGGTTATCGAGCGGCCCGCCCACCCCTATACCCGCAGCCTGGTCGAGGCCATTCCATGGCCCGACCCGGACCGGCGTTGGCCGGAGCTCAATCCTGAGCTGCACGCGGCCTGGTCTGCTCCGCCGGTCATGCGCAGCGCGATCACGGGTTTTACATTGCGCGCGGCGTAA
- a CDS encoding hypothetical protein (Evidence 5 : Unknown function) yields the protein MTRTSDDNVRKRSVSQRSSALEACVAVILCAMALLFFYRTPLASNDILFTFDRFDPVIQASILEHWFGVFRGWYDWRNPIVFAPYQNVLGYNDSYFLASIPFLYSGQLASIP from the coding sequence ATGACGCGAACGAGCGATGATAACGTGCGCAAGCGCAGCGTTTCACAGCGCTCCAGTGCTCTTGAGGCCTGCGTCGCAGTGATATTATGCGCGATGGCGCTGTTGTTTTTCTACAGGACCCCCCTCGCGTCGAATGACATTCTATTCACGTTCGACCGGTTTGACCCGGTTATTCAAGCATCAATACTGGAACACTGGTTTGGGGTGTTCCGCGGCTGGTACGACTGGCGCAACCCTATCGTCTTTGCGCCCTATCAGAATGTTCTCGGATATAACGACAGCTATTTTCTTGCCAGTATTCCCTTTCTGTATTCAGGACAGCTGGCCTCAATCCCTTAG
- a CDS encoding conserved membrane hypothetical protein (Evidence 4 : Unknown function but conserved in other organisms), with protein MELTHAGTRAIGFFAAWVLMRRYFGLSILATAFGATLATIANGIYLGTMHAQLTTVASAPLLFCLIARIHELLMEERRRAALITGCLTGLLLACWPMTSFYTFWMTGLFMIITLGAALVIDRRALIAMGGELMVGRRWLVLIPGLLIFAAGLHPLWLTYGPTAALTGMHQFAAVIHNAPHLVDVINVGPDNPFWSAAFESLRFETVGEGLGEFELWRGFTPLHLALLALALIGAFKFRTGLPARQDFAYRCLLVALAVGLVLLIQVGGFTLWWLVYYIVPGAKAVRVIVRFELLLLTFGAVALAIALDAFARYRAPWSSLAAVLIGLAVLVEQYSGFPIARVKAADVKALGDIRKPPSECRTFYTINPDRVDGESAVNTKYYIHSTEAMLLVERLNLPTLLGMHTFIPPGWGLTDPLSPDYPWRVYEYAKAHDLTKGLCAFDLQDLTWHVVTKPPERPATPAPELAMAGLVSPAGPIPLPLRESLAHRYGGSTLRLPCRAIVDKDASLLVCAGEPVKDPGDIRLSLGLRDGEVVSFARGEAGTLLLADGWSRPEGWGTWASDQQATLVLRLDGNGFQDGVRLALTAHALPLPPATSKVVHVLVNDAPVGSLTLTGDPGAQDLCIPAAQLPKDRALLMTLRTDAAAQSPAALKISDDTRLLNFALSQMSVGPCQPSP; from the coding sequence ATGGAACTGACCCACGCGGGCACGCGCGCGATCGGTTTTTTTGCAGCTTGGGTCCTCATGCGCCGCTATTTCGGATTGTCCATTCTGGCGACGGCTTTTGGCGCGACGCTGGCCACGATCGCGAACGGCATTTATCTCGGCACCATGCATGCCCAGCTGACGACAGTGGCCTCTGCACCGCTGCTGTTTTGCCTGATAGCCCGCATCCACGAATTGCTGATGGAGGAACGTCGCCGGGCAGCGCTTATCACCGGCTGCCTGACGGGTCTGCTGCTCGCCTGCTGGCCGATGACCTCTTTCTACACATTCTGGATGACCGGCCTTTTCATGATCATCACGCTGGGCGCGGCGCTGGTCATCGACCGTCGGGCACTCATCGCGATGGGCGGCGAACTCATGGTCGGCCGCCGCTGGCTGGTCCTCATTCCGGGTCTGTTGATCTTCGCAGCCGGACTACACCCGCTGTGGTTGACGTATGGCCCCACGGCCGCGCTCACCGGCATGCACCAGTTTGCGGCGGTCATCCACAACGCGCCTCACCTCGTCGATGTCATCAATGTCGGTCCGGACAATCCCTTCTGGAGCGCCGCGTTCGAAAGCCTGCGGTTCGAAACGGTGGGCGAGGGCCTCGGTGAATTCGAGCTGTGGCGTGGTTTTACCCCTCTCCACCTCGCCTTGCTTGCACTCGCGCTCATCGGTGCCTTCAAATTCCGGACAGGCCTGCCCGCGCGGCAAGACTTCGCCTACAGGTGCTTGCTGGTTGCATTAGCTGTAGGCCTCGTCCTGCTCATTCAGGTCGGCGGCTTCACGCTATGGTGGCTTGTCTATTACATTGTGCCCGGCGCGAAAGCGGTCCGCGTGATCGTGCGCTTCGAATTGTTGCTCCTGACGTTTGGAGCCGTCGCGTTGGCGATCGCGCTCGACGCCTTCGCGCGTTATCGAGCGCCCTGGAGCAGCCTGGCAGCGGTCTTGATCGGCCTGGCCGTTCTTGTCGAGCAATATTCCGGCTTTCCAATCGCACGCGTAAAAGCCGCCGACGTCAAAGCTCTCGGCGACATTCGAAAGCCACCGAGCGAATGCCGAACGTTCTACACGATCAACCCGGATAGAGTTGACGGAGAATCCGCCGTCAACACGAAGTATTACATTCACAGCACAGAGGCGATGCTGCTCGTCGAGAGGCTCAATCTCCCGACTCTGCTCGGCATGCACACCTTCATACCGCCGGGCTGGGGCCTTACCGATCCCCTGTCGCCGGACTACCCGTGGCGTGTCTATGAATATGCGAAGGCTCATGATCTGACGAAGGGGCTCTGCGCATTCGACCTGCAAGACCTCACCTGGCATGTGGTCACGAAACCGCCGGAACGCCCCGCCACTCCCGCGCCGGAACTGGCGATGGCCGGACTGGTGAGCCCGGCAGGTCCGATCCCGCTCCCCCTGCGGGAAAGTCTGGCTCACCGCTACGGAGGCAGCACGCTGCGCCTGCCCTGTCGCGCGATTGTCGACAAGGACGCCTCTCTCCTCGTCTGCGCGGGAGAGCCAGTGAAGGATCCCGGCGACATCCGGTTGTCACTCGGGCTGCGCGACGGCGAGGTGGTTTCTTTCGCAAGGGGAGAGGCAGGTACTCTTCTGTTGGCGGATGGATGGTCGCGTCCCGAAGGCTGGGGCACGTGGGCCAGTGACCAGCAGGCGACCCTCGTGCTTCGCCTCGATGGTAATGGTTTTCAGGACGGTGTACGCCTTGCCTTGACCGCGCACGCGTTGCCTCTGCCCCCGGCCACAAGCAAGGTGGTGCATGTTCTGGTCAACGATGCGCCGGTGGGGAGCCTGACCCTGACGGGAGACCCGGGTGCCCAGGACCTGTGCATCCCGGCCGCGCAGCTTCCCAAGGACCGCGCCCTTTTGATGACCCTTCGGACGGATGCGGCCGCCCAGTCGCCAGCGGCGCTCAAGATATCCGACGATACGCGGCTACTCAATTTTGCTCTATCACAGATGAGCGTGGGGCCCTGTCAGCCGAGCCCCTGA
- a CDS encoding Porin → MIHPLSIKAGWPDVAVSCLLAFTSLPAHAADAAPAIATAEPSSGAGVFGRERLTGDWSGARTRLEDAGITFGLRATGDLSTDVSGGLQQGSGFSGLLQLDVDFDLEKLVGWQGGAFHAGAFFIGGLGLSGKYIGNLMPISSIEADPAGRLAELYFMQTFFDGRLSLKVGQIAADGEFATSDTAGLFVNSAFGWPGLNGIVLPGGGPAYPVPAPGIRVAYQFNEAWMARAGVYSGNPLGRDDQNRHGLTFPLNQGIFAIGEVAYTQVFADGLAGTYTVGGWYDSMRFNDQRISANGLPLAAPDGDTDPRGHRGNFALYGVIDQTLWRASDADLTGRSLAAFARLVVAPQKDRSTVDFYMDSGLTFTGLLPGRTNDVVGVAVAYAGVSPSLQRLDRDMIAFTGEPRPIRSSEVVIEASYQAQFAPWLKVQPFAQWIVRPGGGEPDPETPWRRIPNATVLGLRSVAVF, encoded by the coding sequence TTGATCCACCCCTTGTCGATCAAAGCAGGCTGGCCAGACGTTGCCGTGTCATGCCTGCTGGCCTTCACGTCCCTACCAGCCCATGCGGCAGACGCCGCGCCGGCCATAGCCACTGCGGAGCCATCCAGCGGCGCCGGCGTGTTCGGGCGCGAGCGCTTGACAGGAGACTGGAGTGGCGCCCGCACACGGCTGGAAGATGCGGGGATTACATTCGGTCTGAGAGCCACGGGCGATCTCTCGACGGATGTCTCCGGCGGCCTGCAGCAGGGAAGTGGCTTTTCAGGGCTTCTCCAGCTCGATGTGGATTTTGATCTCGAGAAGCTGGTCGGCTGGCAAGGCGGGGCTTTTCATGCGGGCGCGTTCTTCATCGGCGGCCTTGGATTGTCCGGCAAATACATCGGCAATTTGATGCCGATCTCCAGTATCGAGGCCGATCCGGCGGGGCGGCTCGCCGAGCTCTACTTTATGCAGACATTCTTCGACGGACGCCTGTCTCTCAAGGTCGGTCAGATTGCCGCCGATGGCGAGTTTGCGACGAGTGACACTGCCGGCCTGTTCGTGAACTCCGCCTTCGGCTGGCCTGGCCTCAATGGCATTGTCCTGCCAGGCGGCGGGCCTGCCTATCCGGTGCCGGCGCCAGGGATCCGTGTCGCTTATCAATTCAACGAAGCCTGGATGGCTCGGGCGGGCGTCTATAGCGGCAACCCGCTAGGGCGCGACGATCAGAACAGGCATGGCCTGACGTTCCCGCTCAACCAGGGGATCTTTGCGATCGGTGAAGTGGCCTACACCCAGGTCTTCGCCGACGGGCTGGCCGGTACCTACACAGTCGGCGGCTGGTACGACTCGATGCGTTTCAACGATCAGCGGATATCAGCCAACGGATTGCCCCTCGCGGCCCCCGATGGGGACACCGATCCTCGCGGCCATCGTGGCAATTTCGCCCTCTACGGCGTCATTGACCAGACCCTGTGGCGCGCATCGGATGCCGACCTCACGGGCCGCAGCCTCGCGGCCTTCGCGCGATTGGTGGTTGCGCCGCAGAAGGACCGCAGCACGGTCGACTTCTACATGGATTCAGGCCTCACCTTCACCGGGTTGTTGCCCGGGCGGACGAATGATGTCGTCGGCGTAGCCGTCGCCTATGCCGGGGTAAGCCCCAGCCTGCAGCGGCTTGATCGGGACATGATTGCCTTCACCGGAGAGCCACGGCCGATCCGATCGTCAGAGGTGGTGATCGAGGCCTCCTATCAGGCTCAATTCGCGCCCTGGCTGAAGGTCCAGCCCTTTGCGCAATGGATCGTCCGGCCGGGCGGCGGCGAACCTGACCCGGAGACGCCGTGGCGCAGGATCCCCAATGCGACGGTCCTGGGCCTGCGCAGCGTGGCGGTGTTCTGA
- a CDS encoding Glycosyltransferase involved in cell wall biosynthesis translates to MSSEPRIAVLVPCYNEAASIDAVVRDFRASLPQADIFVYDNNSTDDTVAIATAAGAIVRSEPRQGKGFVVRRMFADVDADVYVIVDGDDTYDASAAPRLVELVLKDNCDLVNGARVPTNEAAFRAGHKFGNRMLSALVSMIFGKRNNDMLSGYKALSRRMVKSFPIKSSGFEIETELLIHVLELGLPVAEIRTPYRERGEGSESKLRTYRDGFRIIWLISHLIRDEKPLQFFAAVAAILALVAVALGVPVVITFAETGLVPRLPTALLATGLVISSLLALTAGLVLDSVARARREFKLLSYLGLPAPAARRP, encoded by the coding sequence ATGTCATCCGAACCACGCATCGCGGTTTTGGTCCCCTGCTATAACGAGGCCGCGTCGATCGATGCGGTCGTCAGGGATTTTCGCGCAAGCCTGCCGCAAGCCGACATCTTCGTCTACGATAACAACTCCACGGACGATACCGTCGCCATCGCCACGGCGGCAGGCGCCATCGTGCGAAGCGAGCCCCGGCAGGGCAAAGGTTTCGTGGTTCGCCGCATGTTCGCGGATGTTGATGCCGACGTCTATGTGATCGTCGACGGCGACGATACCTATGACGCCTCGGCGGCGCCCAGGCTCGTCGAGCTTGTCCTGAAGGACAATTGCGATCTCGTGAATGGCGCACGCGTCCCCACAAACGAGGCCGCATTCCGTGCCGGGCACAAGTTCGGCAACCGAATGCTATCGGCACTCGTCAGCATGATCTTCGGCAAGCGGAACAACGACATGCTCTCGGGCTACAAGGCCCTGTCACGGCGCATGGTGAAATCCTTTCCGATCAAGAGCAGCGGCTTCGAAATCGAGACGGAGCTCCTGATTCACGTGCTCGAGCTTGGCCTGCCGGTCGCTGAAATCCGGACCCCTTATCGAGAGCGCGGAGAGGGGTCGGAGAGCAAACTGCGCACCTATCGCGACGGTTTCCGCATCATCTGGTTGATCAGCCATCTCATCCGCGATGAGAAACCCCTGCAATTCTTCGCGGCTGTCGCCGCCATTCTCGCACTCGTTGCCGTCGCGCTGGGTGTGCCGGTCGTCATCACCTTCGCGGAAACAGGCCTCGTGCCGCGACTGCCGACCGCCCTGCTGGCGACCGGTCTGGTCATCTCATCGCTCCTGGCGTTGACGGCCGGGCTCGTCCTCGACAGCGTCGCCCGCGCGCGGCGCGAGTTCAAGCTGCTCAGCTATCTCGGCCTGCCCGCGCCCGCGGCCAGACGTCCGTGA